Proteins from a genomic interval of Zingiber officinale cultivar Zhangliang chromosome 1B, Zo_v1.1, whole genome shotgun sequence:
- the LOC122053821 gene encoding triacylglycerol lipase SDP1-like produces the protein MDNKVAVDAFSIAPSIVLGRTIALRVLLCGSLRLLRRRLSFLILIVLRRLRSCARHLLAWVHPRNAQGTLGLVTIVAFALRRFGNVHAKFGYRRRFWRNMLHSALTYEEWSHAAKMLESEMMPKTRESDLYDEELVRNKLQELRHRRREGSLRDIVFCMRTDILRNLGNMCNPELHKGRHQVPKLIKEYIDEVSTQLKMVCDSDSDELLLEEKLAFMHETRHAFGRTALLLSGGASLGAFHVGVVRTLVEHKLLPRIIAGSSVGSVICAVVATRSWPELESFFENSWHSLQFFDQLGGIFTVVKRIMTHGAVHEIRQLQSLLRHLTSNLTFQEAYDMTGIVLGITVCSPRKHESPRCLNYLTSPHVVIWSAVTASCAFPGLFEAQELMAKDRFGEIVPFHAPFSLGMEDNPKASARRWRDGSLESDLPMIQLKELFNVNHFIVSQANPHIAPLLRVKEIIRVYGGNFAAKLAHLVEMEVKHRCNQVLELGIPLGGLAKLFAQDWEGDVTVVMPATLAQYSKIIQNPSRVELQKAANQGRRCTWEKLSAIKANCAIELVLDECVVLLNRSRSLKRSAKRDATSQSLTNFMRLNAAGRIPSWNCIARENSADSLEEDLVAESAASIHQGNPTAGQSNRNRQTQQGTHDGSDSESESESADLNSWTRSGGPLMRTTSAAIFINFVQKLETETECSRFGEEEIDTSATQFNLIGSQAVGGGTYYNNSRVITPDRSSENADSKSSSRVPVAASTSITLSEGDLLQTEKVHNGIVFNIVKKATLLRGSSNPELHQDCCRVADEENVPAEICDSSKTSDLGKEDDNPTPNQDYKSLYRGDDCIYGSNGMNGSGAVAMSNPGGLDVDC, from the exons ATGGACAACAAGGTGGCGGTAGACGCCTTCTCGATCGCCCCCTCCATCGTCCTCGGCCGCACCATCGCCCTCCGCGTCCTCCTCTGCGGTTCCCTCCGCCTCCTTCGCCGCCGTCTCTCCTTCCTCATCCTCATTGTCCTCCGCCGCCTCCGCAGCTGCGCGCGGCACCTTCTCGCCTGGGTCCATCCCCGAAACGCCCAGGGCACCCTCGGACTAGTAACCATCGTCGCCTTCGCTCTCCGCCGCTTCGGCAATGTGCACGCCAAGTTTGGCTACCGGCGTAGGTTCTGGCGCAACATGCTACACAGCGCTCTCACCTACGAGGAGTGGTCGCACGCCGCCAAAATGCTCGAAAGTGAGATGATGCCCAAGACGAGGGAAAGCGACCTCTACGACGAGGAGCTCGTCCGGAACAAGCTGCAGGAACTGCGACACCGCCGCCGTGAGGGATCCTTGCGGGACATTGTCTTCTGCATGCGCACCGACATTCTCAGGAATCTCGGCAACATGTGCAACCCCGAGCTCCACAAGGGGAGGCATCAG GTACCTAAACTAATCAAGGAGTACATTGATGAGGTCTCAACTCAACTGAAAATGGTTTGCGATTCAGACTCCGATGAGTTGCTCTTGGAAGAGAAACTTGCATTTATGCATGAAACAAGGCATGCTTTTGGTAGGACAGCTTTGCTTTTAAGTGGTGGTGCTTCATTGGGTGCTTTCCATGTAGGTGTAGTGAGAACACTAGTGGAGCATAAGCTTCTGCCTCGAATTATAGCAGGATCTAGTGTAGGTTCCGTTATTTGTGCTGTTGTAGCCACAAGATCTTGGCCTGAGCTTGAGAGCTTCTTTGAAAATTCTTGGCACTCGTTGCAGTTTTTTGATCAGTTGGGGGGGATATTCACCGTGGTTAAAAGGATCATGACACATGGTGCAGTCCATGAGATTAGGCAATTACAAAGTCTTTTGAGGCACCTTACGAGTAATTTAACATTTCAAGAGGCTTATGATATGACTGGTATTGTTCTCGGTATCACTGTGTGCTCTCCAAGAAAGCATGAATCACCACGGTGTCTTAATTACTTGACCTCTCCTCATGTTGTTATCTGGAGTGCTGTAACTGCATCTTGTGCATTTCCTGGTCTATTTGAGGCTCAGGAGTTGATGGCAAAAGATAGATTTGGTGAAATTGTTCCTTTTCACGCACCGTTTTCATTGGGCATGGAGGATAATCCTAAAGCTTCAGCTCGTCGGTGGAGAGATGGAAGCTTGGAAAGTGATTTGCCTATGATTCAACTGAAGGAATTATTTAATGTCAACCACTTTATTGTTAGTCAAGCAAATCCccatatagctccattgttgagagTAAAGGAAATTATCAGAGTTTATGGAGGAAACTTTGCTGCAAAG CTTGCTCACCTTGTCGAAATGGAAGTTAAACATCGATGCAATCAAGTTCTTGAACTCGGTATTCCATTAGGTGGCCTTGCTAAGTTGTTTGCTCAAGATTGGGAGGGAGATGTTACTGTTGTTATGCCAGCCACCCTTGCTCAG TACTCAAAGATTATACAAAATCCGTCTCGTGTGGAACTTCAAAAGGCTGCTAACCAAGGGAGGAGATGCACATGGGAGAAGCTGTCCGCGATAAAGGCTAACTGTGCCATTGAACTTGTACTGGATGAGTGTGTTGTTCTTCTTAACCGTAGTCGCAGCCTCAAGAGAAGTGCTAAAAGAGATGCTACATCTCAAAGCCTCACAAACTTCATGCGACTTAATGCTGCTGGGAGAATTCCTTCATGGAATTGCATTGCAAGAGAAAACTCAGCAGACTCTCTTGAAGAAGATTTAGTAGCCGAATCTGCTGCATCAATCCACCAGGGAAATCCTACAGCTGGGCAATCGAACAGAAATAGGCAGACTCAACAAGGCACGCATGATGGAAGTGATAGCGAATCAGAATCAGAAAGTGCAGACTTAAATTCTTGGACAAGAAGTGGTGGTCCTTTGATGAGGACGACCTCTGCTGCCATATTTATTAACTTTGTGCAGAAACTTGAGACGGAAACAGAGTGTAGCAGATTTGGCGAAGAAGAGATTGACACTTCAGCAACACAGTTCAATTTGATCGGGAGTCAAGCGGTCGGTGGGGGTACTTACTATAACAACTCAAGGGTAATAACTCCTGATAGAAGCTCAGAAAATGCAGATTCAAAGAGTAGCAGCAGAGTCCCAGTCGCTGCTTCCACAAGCATTACACTTTCCGAAGGTGATCTTTTGCAAACTGAGAAGGTTCACAATGGTATTGTGTTTAATATCGTCAAGAAGGCCACCTTGTTACGCGGTAGCAGCAACCCCGAACTGCACCAGGATTGTTGTAGAGTAGCAGATGAAGAGAATGTGCCAGCGGAAATTTGTGATAGCAGCAAAACCTCGGACTTAGGCAAAGAGGACGATAACCCTACACCGAACCAAGATTACAAGTCTCTATATCGAGGTGACGATTGTATTTATGGCTCAAATGGAATGAATGGAAGCGGAGCAGTGGCCATGTCTAACCCTGGCGGTTTGGATGTGGATTGCTAG